The Styela clava chromosome 13, kaStyClav1.hap1.2, whole genome shotgun sequence genome has a window encoding:
- the LOC120332907 gene encoding uncharacterized protein LOC120332907: MYPLHKYLPTPFGTYLLYIDNGPTRVKVNKDKGELPSYQAVKDYTRQRQQNATVKYEAFQKHGMGRSSAPGEMHRHGEQSRLPAGGKKKSYTPSSNMPNSIWSPKVKRPHLSYNMRQLWHTGQPVKDPPSTVVKVDEVTGAEVVREATWTKDRFSRKHEDMTTSPSFRESRETNEPIHRSSLSLRTDEILKSEASPLGDERGSGHDVFPQTKKSKPKVPPNTAANSPELSEAYKRRASTLRNDMVPRMQRKQKKKHLTLHNTHYKNRLESEPQRHKETQTSPMRFARTSIEHADDTFPGITGFFSPPRSTSVPLESPLLSQSRSKDPRTRNCVQKTGLPPILEGESATQDTKRVPKTVAVETDVWRRRVRRVQEFRSASPTFPIKSKGEFWDDISKARLAHTGNYGLLPFAWKDPLRNRFDDDHTKQQRATEVGKILPVITRMSSVPRVAPYRA; encoded by the exons GGTTAAAGTAAACAAGGACAAAGGGGAATTGCCATCTTATCAAGCAGTGAAGGATTATACTAGACAACGACAGCAAAATGCTACCGTCAAGTATGAAGCTTTTCAAAAACATGGAATGGGAAG ATCCTCTGCTCCGGGAGAAATGCACCGTCATGGTGAACAATCTAGGCTGCCAGCTGGCGGAAAGAAAAAGTCATACACACCTTCGAGCAATATGCCAAATTCAATATGGAGTCCAAAAGTGAAAAGACCGCATTTATCGTACAACATGCGTCAACTCTGGCATACTGGCCAACCTGTCAAAG ATCCTCCTTCTACCGTAGTAAAAGTGGACGAGGTCACAGGGGCAGAAGTAGTTCGTGAAGCTACATGGACAAAAGATCGGTTTTCAAGGAAGCATGAAGACATGACAACTTCACCAAG CTTTAGGGAGTCAAGAGAAACAAATGAACCTATACATAGGTCAAGTCTATCACTTCGTACAGATGAAATACTGAAATCTGAAGCCTCGCCGCTAGGAGATGAGCGCGGCAGTGGACATGATGTGTTTCCCCAA acaaaaaaatcaaagccTAAAGTACCTCCCAACACGGCGGCTAACTCGCCAGAACTGAGCGAAGCTTACAAGCGCCGAGCTAGTACTTTAAGGAACGACATGGTTCCAAGAATgcaaagaaaacaaaagaaaaaacatCTTACCCTACATAACACTCATTACAAGAACAGGCTTGAATCGGAACCACAACGACACAAAGAAACTCAAACATCACCCATGAGATTTGCAAGAACTAGCATAGAGCACGCAGATGACACATTTCCCGGTATAACAGGATTCTTCAGTCCCCCTAGAAGTACCTCCGTACCCCTAGAATCCCCCTTATTGTCACAATCACGTTCCAAAGATCCACGTACAAGAAACTGTGTGCAAAAGACAGggcttcctccgattttagaagggGAATCCGCGACACAGGATACAAAAAGGGTTCCTAAAACTGTTGCTGTAGAAACCGATGTGTGGCGACGAAGAGTGCGACGGGTACAAGAATTCAGAA GTGCTTCTCCAACGTTTCCTATCAAATCAAAAGGAGAGTTTTGGGACGATATTAGCAAAGCAAGATTAGCACACACCGGAAACTACGGTCTATTGCCCTTTGCGTGGAAAGATCCATTGCGAAATCGTTTTGATGATGACCACACCAAGCAACAGCGAGCAACAGAAGTTGGAAAGATATTGCCAGTGATAACACGAATGTCTTCTGTACCGAGAGTTGCACCTTATAGAGCATAA